One part of the Polyangiaceae bacterium genome encodes these proteins:
- a CDS encoding tetratricopeptide repeat protein, which translates to MIASRNHRFGRAYAALVVASSLAGCGGEVQRTGAKDPPRAEAHRAKMNALWSPARQARLEKAVRSASPAFGDADVERLGERVDAWTDAWVMTAAQTDRAQQTGDLRSAEATAVRACLAVESTRYAAQLDGLSQGCLEPGCHAERVANLDWDLVEAEQSSRACMHRAHYKAYLGTNLARPEAIETQGKLLALDALGDAPQLERSLTATLKRQRSASAFRTRLLMLEARRLLRALHPEAALALIDEAVPEAQRRGDALQLAALQTERSNAHLALQEFPAALADATRALESSRRALGDEGDERPEIASARAHLADVAIAGPKPDLIQAAQQLERARLALTRTLGPTHPYTAQVELSLGGLAAATGHAEAARHWLTRGTSSTAAAFGTQHLLMANAVRFNAHAESAQGNTRAALALYARALELERRVLGEVHARVAQGWEALGVQQRLAGQPLAALASYRHSLQICRKLYGKAHPQVVVTLLSMSSTYAALDRPTDALREAERAEGLLASIPEHQRARLAPLVCETLSDLNATLGRSNEGAWSCEPSSPGPSH; encoded by the coding sequence GTGATTGCCTCGCGGAATCACCGTTTCGGCAGAGCATACGCCGCGCTAGTCGTCGCCTCCAGCCTGGCCGGTTGTGGGGGAGAGGTCCAACGCACGGGCGCCAAGGATCCACCGCGAGCTGAAGCGCACCGCGCGAAGATGAACGCGCTCTGGAGCCCCGCACGCCAAGCGCGCCTGGAGAAGGCCGTTCGCTCCGCCTCGCCGGCGTTTGGCGATGCGGACGTGGAGCGCCTTGGGGAGCGCGTCGATGCGTGGACAGACGCCTGGGTCATGACCGCGGCGCAGACCGACCGTGCGCAGCAGACGGGCGACCTCCGGAGTGCCGAAGCGACCGCAGTGAGGGCGTGCCTGGCGGTGGAGAGCACACGGTACGCTGCGCAGCTGGACGGCTTGAGCCAGGGCTGCCTCGAGCCCGGATGCCACGCAGAGCGCGTCGCGAACCTCGACTGGGACCTGGTTGAGGCAGAGCAGTCCAGCCGCGCCTGCATGCACAGAGCGCACTACAAGGCCTATCTGGGCACGAACCTGGCACGCCCTGAAGCCATCGAGACCCAAGGAAAACTCTTGGCGCTGGACGCGCTGGGCGACGCCCCGCAGCTCGAGCGTTCCCTCACGGCAACACTCAAGCGTCAGCGCTCCGCGTCGGCCTTTCGCACGCGGCTGTTGATGCTCGAAGCGAGGCGCCTCCTTCGGGCTCTGCACCCTGAGGCCGCGCTCGCGCTGATCGACGAGGCCGTACCGGAAGCTCAACGACGAGGCGATGCGCTGCAACTCGCGGCCCTCCAGACAGAGCGAAGCAACGCGCACCTGGCACTCCAGGAGTTCCCCGCAGCGCTGGCAGATGCGACCCGCGCCCTCGAGAGCTCGCGGCGCGCGCTGGGCGACGAGGGCGACGAGCGCCCGGAAATAGCTAGTGCTCGAGCGCACCTGGCCGACGTCGCCATCGCAGGCCCCAAGCCCGACTTGATCCAGGCCGCTCAGCAGCTAGAACGCGCCCGCCTCGCGCTGACTCGCACCCTCGGGCCGACTCACCCATACACGGCGCAAGTCGAGCTCTCTCTGGGCGGACTCGCCGCCGCCACTGGCCACGCGGAAGCGGCGCGACACTGGCTCACTCGCGGAACCTCGAGCACCGCAGCCGCGTTTGGAACCCAGCACCTGCTGATGGCCAACGCAGTTCGCTTCAACGCCCACGCTGAGTCGGCCCAGGGGAACACCAGAGCCGCCCTCGCGCTGTACGCTCGCGCTCTGGAGCTGGAGCGTCGAGTGCTGGGAGAAGTGCACGCGCGTGTCGCCCAGGGCTGGGAGGCGCTGGGCGTGCAGCAACGGCTCGCAGGGCAACCGCTGGCGGCACTGGCTAGCTACCGCCACAGCCTGCAGATCTGTCGCAAGCTCTACGGAAAGGCGCATCCGCAAGTCGTGGTGACGCTGCTCAGTATGAGCAGCACCTACGCCGCGCTGGACAGACCCACAGACGCGCTGCGCGAAGCGGAGCGCGCCGAGGGACTCCTGGCGAGCATCCCCGAACACCAGCGCGCGCGCCTGGCTCCGCTGGTGTGTGAGACGCTGAGCGACCTGAACGCCACGCTGGGTCGCTCGAATGAAGGCGCTTGGAGCTGCGAGCCGTCGAGTCCAGGCCCGAGCCACTGA
- the msrA gene encoding peptide-methionine (S)-S-oxide reductase MsrA: protein MFFSRKPARLPTPEEALKGRSEPLKVTNEHFVNGAPLYPPFPGKELALFGLGCFWGAERKFWQTPGVYSTSVGYAAGLTPNPTYEEVCSGMTGHNEVVRVVFDPDVVSYDELLKVFWEAHDPTQGMRQGNDSGTQYRSGIYCYGAEQKTQAERSKAAFQAELKAAGYGEITTEILEAPEFYYAEGYHQQYLAKNPNGYCGLGGTGVSCPAPLERPAG, encoded by the coding sequence ATGTTCTTCAGCCGCAAGCCTGCTCGCCTCCCCACTCCGGAAGAAGCCTTGAAGGGCCGCTCGGAGCCGCTCAAGGTAACGAACGAGCATTTCGTCAACGGGGCGCCGCTGTATCCTCCTTTCCCGGGGAAAGAGCTCGCGCTCTTCGGGCTCGGGTGCTTCTGGGGAGCGGAACGTAAGTTCTGGCAGACCCCGGGGGTGTACTCTACTTCCGTGGGGTACGCGGCGGGCCTCACCCCCAACCCTACCTACGAAGAGGTGTGTAGCGGCATGACCGGGCACAACGAGGTCGTGCGGGTGGTGTTCGACCCGGACGTCGTCTCCTACGACGAGCTGCTGAAGGTGTTCTGGGAGGCCCACGACCCGACTCAAGGCATGCGCCAAGGCAACGACAGCGGCACACAGTACCGCTCCGGGATCTACTGCTACGGCGCCGAGCAAAAAACCCAAGCGGAGCGCAGCAAAGCTGCTTTCCAGGCGGAATTAAAGGCCGCTGGTTACGGCGAGATCACGACCGAGATCCTAGAGGCGCCGGAGTTCTACTACGCGGAGGGTTACCACCAGCAGTACCTGGCAAAGAACCCCAATGGGTATTGTGGTCTAGGGGGGACGGGGGTGAGCTGCCCTGCTCCTCTTGAGCGGCCCGCGGGCTAG
- a CDS encoding PilZ domain-containing protein has protein sequence MSNSDTVDFQGRFERTARAHALRVRRGARARTDFAVTIREGSLKASSRCVELSASGAIIVRARGAGAGPSLLTLELYLPERHGAIRVLARRIWSYGAQQAFRFERVSDADRLSLAEHVDLATLRGALVA, from the coding sequence ATGAGCAACAGCGACACCGTGGATTTTCAGGGGCGGTTCGAGCGTACAGCCAGAGCACATGCACTGCGCGTGCGCCGTGGGGCGCGGGCTCGCACCGACTTCGCCGTTACCATACGGGAAGGCAGTTTGAAGGCGAGCTCGCGCTGCGTCGAGCTGTCGGCTTCTGGCGCGATCATCGTGCGCGCGCGCGGGGCGGGCGCCGGACCGAGCTTGCTCACCTTGGAGCTCTACTTGCCGGAGCGACACGGGGCGATCCGGGTGTTGGCGCGACGCATCTGGAGCTACGGAGCCCAGCAGGCGTTTCGCTTCGAGCGCGTGAGCGACGCGGATCGCTTGAGCCTGGCGGAGCACGTGGATCTCGCGACGCTGCGTGGGGCGCTGGTCGCCTGA
- a CDS encoding penicillin-binding protein has translation MLPTNLPSVRDLLLQAEHWFPSSRSLLDRARPTWRTALPIVLSLGVLAAIPHTLHAEASAAEAQVATEGKPSEPPTAAVILASTGADTSIPTTEPKAPKVDLGHVRYDQGKAFAKTDDGSEAELTIDPRVQHGAERLLRRAHPVRGAIILTDIRTGKVIAVADASHDKSADGRVAFAFAAPTASLFKMVTAAALLEHARVSPKLRVCTDGGHRRIERKHLEPAKGAHALCAPFSSALGHSRNAVFAQLATRFLMHDQLAETAERFGFNRDLPFSQKAIVGHSEIPYNDLEFARSAAGFGDTQFTALGAAHAASIIALGGRDSELTLVERWKDYQAPESVQLGDRRFKSSTARQLRKMMELTVSGGTSLEAFSRKDGISYLPNIRVAGKTGTLKPTRKSPTTSWFVGFAPSRSPHVVVSVLLMNDDVWYYKANEVARDALRLYYEKQPGVTNPFEPEHD, from the coding sequence GTGCTGCCGACCAATCTGCCCTCAGTCCGCGACCTGCTCCTGCAAGCGGAGCACTGGTTTCCCAGCTCTCGCAGTCTACTCGACCGCGCGCGCCCAACCTGGCGCACGGCGCTGCCAATCGTGCTCTCATTGGGTGTTCTCGCTGCCATCCCGCACACGCTCCATGCGGAAGCGAGCGCTGCGGAAGCTCAGGTAGCCACCGAAGGAAAGCCTTCAGAACCGCCGACCGCAGCCGTCATCTTGGCTTCCACAGGGGCGGACACCAGCATCCCGACGACAGAGCCCAAGGCGCCCAAAGTCGACCTGGGACATGTCCGCTACGACCAGGGCAAAGCCTTTGCAAAGACTGACGACGGCAGCGAAGCGGAGCTCACAATAGACCCTCGGGTGCAGCACGGCGCCGAGCGTCTGTTGCGCCGCGCCCATCCCGTACGTGGAGCGATTATCCTCACGGATATCCGAACAGGAAAGGTGATCGCGGTCGCCGACGCGAGCCACGACAAGTCAGCCGACGGTCGGGTCGCCTTTGCGTTCGCCGCGCCCACCGCGAGCCTCTTCAAGATGGTGACTGCCGCAGCCCTGCTGGAGCATGCGCGCGTCTCGCCGAAACTCCGGGTATGCACCGACGGCGGCCATCGGCGCATCGAGCGCAAACACCTCGAGCCGGCAAAGGGGGCACACGCGCTCTGCGCGCCATTCTCCAGCGCGCTTGGCCATAGCCGCAACGCGGTCTTCGCCCAGCTCGCGACCCGCTTCCTGATGCACGATCAGCTCGCGGAGACCGCAGAGCGCTTCGGCTTCAATCGAGACTTGCCGTTTTCCCAGAAGGCCATCGTGGGCCACAGCGAGATCCCCTACAACGACCTCGAGTTCGCGCGCTCCGCAGCGGGCTTCGGCGACACCCAGTTCACCGCGCTTGGCGCTGCCCACGCCGCATCGATCATCGCCCTGGGGGGTCGCGACTCCGAGCTCACGCTGGTTGAGCGCTGGAAGGACTACCAGGCGCCTGAAAGCGTCCAGCTTGGAGATCGGCGCTTCAAGTCCAGCACCGCGCGCCAGCTGCGCAAGATGATGGAGCTCACGGTCAGCGGCGGAACTTCCCTTGAGGCCTTCAGCCGCAAGGACGGCATCAGCTACTTGCCGAATATCCGGGTCGCTGGGAAGACAGGCACCCTCAAGCCAACCCGCAAGTCCCCTACTACCTCATGGTTCGTGGGCTTCGCGCCGTCTCGCTCACCCCACGTCGTCGTCAGCGTGCTGCTGATGAACGACGACGTCTGGTACTACAAGGCAAACGAAGTCGCGCGGGACGCGCTCCGTCTCTACTACGAGAAGCAACCCGGCGTGACGAACCCGTTCGAACCCGAGCACGACTGA
- a CDS encoding DUF2330 domain-containing protein yields MSKRRFPRFALAALLPGFAALLVAPSAQAFPGFFVGKDDQPRLSAATQIVIMHRDQRTVVTVMTDYDGPSQEFALVMPLPEDVSMDHVVTLKREFVTRIDELTAPRFHEFWEMDPCESGTPEQEWERNLKANTDTAFLGGGAPPPGGKAAKEMTLTVEPEFKHASEYTFKLLDQADSANITGWLEKQGYKLPAGTAEAVKPYADAKQRFLVASVDQAKVELVGDGRAQLSPIRFWTETNYTKIPSTLGLLNSGGKKQELVISVLDAKDRYEAKNYDNVFPPTNLNVDFKVKERMGEFYAAMHDKLLAKNPKGILNEYAWSTLECGQPCPNPPLYIHELLSLGADVFEATLPEDVRNPDPPERTEEEKKIYDEKKKEEKKADDIGRKEIARRKALVERHAYTLSRMHHRYDKESLKQDIEIGPAKSVRGGVELPKGPKGELPIETKPADRNMLQMRYVNLHPDISVLKCDNPNRWRWGKPPRTYRGLRKIWLAEDLATRNRKEIVPEKVVITPVADLGIPGIADEKDPAAAPSASAGAGEEKKSGGCQLSPGATGTSGAAAVGFLAGLGLWLSRRRYAK; encoded by the coding sequence ATGTCCAAACGTAGGTTCCCTCGCTTTGCGCTGGCGGCTCTGCTGCCTGGTTTCGCCGCTCTGCTGGTTGCTCCCAGTGCTCAGGCCTTCCCCGGCTTCTTCGTCGGTAAGGACGACCAGCCGCGCCTGAGCGCCGCCACGCAGATCGTGATCATGCATCGCGACCAGCGCACGGTGGTAACCGTGATGACGGACTACGACGGTCCCAGTCAGGAGTTCGCCTTGGTGATGCCGCTCCCGGAGGACGTCTCCATGGATCACGTGGTCACGCTCAAGCGAGAGTTCGTCACGCGCATCGACGAGCTGACTGCTCCGCGATTTCACGAGTTCTGGGAGATGGATCCATGCGAATCCGGAACGCCAGAGCAGGAGTGGGAGCGCAACCTGAAGGCAAACACGGACACGGCGTTCCTTGGCGGCGGTGCGCCTCCGCCGGGGGGTAAGGCAGCGAAGGAGATGACGCTCACCGTCGAGCCCGAGTTCAAGCACGCGAGCGAGTACACCTTCAAGCTGCTGGATCAAGCAGACTCCGCCAACATCACCGGCTGGCTGGAGAAGCAGGGCTACAAGCTCCCGGCGGGTACGGCCGAAGCGGTGAAGCCCTACGCGGACGCCAAGCAGCGCTTCCTGGTTGCTAGCGTCGATCAGGCCAAAGTCGAGCTGGTGGGTGATGGACGCGCCCAGCTCAGCCCCATCCGTTTCTGGACGGAAACGAACTACACCAAGATCCCGTCGACCCTCGGGCTGCTAAACTCTGGCGGGAAGAAGCAAGAGTTGGTCATCAGTGTGCTCGACGCGAAGGACCGCTACGAAGCGAAGAACTACGACAATGTGTTCCCGCCGACGAACCTGAACGTAGACTTCAAGGTCAAAGAGCGCATGGGCGAGTTCTACGCAGCGATGCACGACAAGCTGCTGGCGAAGAACCCGAAGGGCATTCTCAATGAGTACGCCTGGAGCACCCTCGAGTGCGGCCAGCCTTGCCCGAACCCCCCGCTCTACATTCACGAGCTACTGAGCCTCGGGGCGGATGTCTTCGAAGCGACGTTGCCCGAAGACGTGCGCAACCCGGATCCTCCGGAGCGGACCGAAGAAGAGAAGAAGATCTACGACGAAAAGAAGAAGGAAGAGAAAAAGGCAGACGACATCGGGCGCAAGGAGATCGCGCGGCGCAAGGCCCTGGTTGAGCGTCACGCCTACACCTTGAGTCGTATGCACCACCGTTACGACAAGGAGAGCCTGAAGCAGGACATCGAGATCGGTCCGGCGAAGAGCGTGCGTGGAGGTGTCGAGCTACCGAAGGGGCCGAAGGGTGAGCTGCCCATCGAGACCAAGCCCGCGGATCGCAACATGCTGCAGATGCGTTACGTTAACCTGCACCCAGACATTTCCGTGCTGAAATGTGACAACCCGAACCGCTGGCGTTGGGGCAAGCCGCCGCGCACTTACCGCGGACTGCGGAAGATCTGGCTCGCGGAGGACCTCGCGACACGTAACCGCAAGGAAATCGTCCCCGAAAAGGTGGTGATCACCCCTGTGGCGGACCTGGGGATCCCCGGCATCGCTGACGAGAAAGATCCCGCGGCGGCGCCGTCCGCCAGCGCGGGTGCCGGTGAAGAAAAGAAGAGCGGAGGCTGTCAGCTGAGCCCCGGCGCGACGGGCACGTCAGGTGCTGCCGCCGTGGGCTTCCTCGCTGGCCTCGGCCTCTGGCTAAGTCGACGTCGCTACGCGAAGTAG
- a CDS encoding acyl-CoA dehydrogenase family protein, with product MRLELTETQELIQRTAREFATREIRPKAANLDKTERFPEELVRGLAELGLLGVNVSEEYGGANAGVLAYSLAMIEVAKACASTAVTMAVTNMVAEVIERFGSPEQREEHVTKITSGEHLTGAFALSEPGAGSDPGSMGTTARETDAGWVLDGQKQWITNGGYAGVFVVWARTGGPGTKGISCFLVPRGTPGLSIGKKEDKLGLRASNTVPLTFDSVRVPRSALLGELGGGFKIAMMALDGGRIGIGSQAIGIAAAAQEESVRYAQERKQFGKPIADFQAIQWMLADNRTELDAAKLLCWRAATMKERGVPFSREASMAKVFASEAANKICNRAVQIHGGYGYTREFPVERYLRDVRVTTIYEGTSQIQRVVIAREILS from the coding sequence ATGCGCCTCGAGCTGACTGAAACCCAGGAGCTGATCCAACGCACCGCCCGCGAGTTTGCAACGCGGGAGATCCGCCCGAAAGCCGCAAACCTCGACAAGACGGAGCGCTTTCCCGAAGAGCTCGTGCGCGGCTTGGCAGAGCTCGGCCTCTTGGGCGTGAATGTCAGCGAAGAGTATGGCGGAGCGAACGCCGGGGTGCTCGCGTACAGCCTCGCGATGATCGAGGTGGCCAAGGCCTGCGCCTCCACCGCCGTCACCATGGCTGTGACGAACATGGTCGCCGAGGTGATCGAGCGCTTCGGTTCCCCAGAGCAACGCGAAGAGCACGTCACCAAGATCACCAGCGGCGAGCACCTGACCGGCGCGTTCGCGCTCAGCGAGCCCGGAGCGGGCAGCGACCCAGGCTCCATGGGCACCACGGCCAGAGAGACGGACGCTGGCTGGGTGCTGGACGGGCAGAAGCAGTGGATCACCAATGGTGGCTACGCCGGCGTGTTCGTCGTGTGGGCGCGCACCGGCGGCCCTGGCACCAAAGGCATCTCATGCTTCCTGGTGCCGCGCGGAACGCCGGGCCTCAGCATCGGAAAGAAGGAAGACAAGCTCGGGCTGCGAGCGTCGAACACCGTGCCCCTGACGTTCGATAGCGTGCGCGTGCCAAGGTCCGCGTTGCTTGGAGAGCTCGGGGGCGGCTTCAAGATCGCCATGATGGCCTTGGACGGGGGACGCATCGGCATCGGTTCTCAGGCCATTGGGATCGCAGCCGCAGCCCAAGAGGAGTCGGTTCGCTACGCCCAAGAGCGAAAGCAGTTCGGCAAGCCGATCGCTGACTTCCAGGCCATCCAGTGGATGCTGGCAGACAACCGTACGGAACTAGACGCAGCGAAGCTCTTGTGCTGGCGGGCAGCTACGATGAAAGAGCGTGGTGTACCGTTCAGCCGTGAAGCATCCATGGCGAAGGTCTTCGCAAGCGAAGCGGCAAACAAGATCTGCAACCGGGCGGTGCAGATCCATGGCGGATATGGCTACACGCGCGAGTTCCCAGTGGAGCGCTACTTGCGGGACGTGCGGGTCACCACCATCTATGAGGGAACGAGCCAGATCCAGCGCGTGGTCATTGCGCGCGAAATCCTCAGCTAA
- a CDS encoding CoA pyrophosphatase: MPPLLIQRVREALQGLDADDGAAALRSSAATGDGGRFAAVAAVLRPTDADTEVLLIRRAEHEGDPWSGHMAFPGGRHDPTDPDLLTTARRETLEEVGLDLSRRARLLGALPRIPAVARGKRLGLAIAPFVFELETAAELSPNYEVSEALWAPLGPLLSGERDIKHAYEWQGQRVYLPAFDVDGRTVWGLTYQMLQVLFDRLRAPHGP; this comes from the coding sequence ATGCCACCACTGCTGATTCAACGCGTCCGCGAAGCGCTTCAAGGTCTGGATGCGGACGACGGCGCCGCCGCGCTCAGGTCTTCTGCGGCCACGGGTGACGGCGGCCGCTTTGCGGCGGTCGCCGCGGTGCTGCGCCCGACTGACGCAGACACCGAGGTGCTGCTAATCCGACGCGCCGAGCACGAAGGGGATCCGTGGTCCGGGCATATGGCGTTCCCTGGGGGTCGCCACGACCCCACAGATCCCGACCTGCTCACGACTGCGCGCCGCGAGACCCTGGAAGAAGTGGGTCTGGACCTGAGTCGCCGAGCGCGTTTGCTCGGCGCGCTCCCGCGCATCCCCGCAGTCGCGCGAGGCAAGCGCCTGGGTCTCGCGATTGCGCCCTTCGTGTTCGAGCTGGAGACGGCAGCCGAACTCAGCCCAAACTACGAGGTCAGCGAGGCGCTATGGGCCCCCCTGGGGCCGTTGCTGAGTGGCGAGCGAGACATCAAGCACGCATACGAGTGGCAGGGGCAACGCGTGTACCTACCCGCATTCGACGTCGATGGCCGAACCGTGTGGGGGCTGACGTACCAGATGCTGCAAGTGCTGTTCGATCGGCTCAGGGCGCCCCACGGCCCGTGA
- a CDS encoding phosphatase PAP2 family protein gives MAVNHDIVAPASSGSLTDGVRRFFREFAFQDWLVVLFLSTLSTAVLLAPPSAARSKSLSDVLTLVTVFSITLVLIRGSLVKHGVAAPLLYRLGMFGPVQLSYFILAGLLPVVNPGNLDEQLYQLDLRFLGVEPAVLLDNFVGPTSSEWFAFFYFSYFFLLALHVLPMLFFVRQRRLMNEFTLGMIMLVCTVHVTYMIVPGFGPIRHLTFANELPSGMWHDIVINTVNSGGAQKDIFPSLHTAGPSFCALFSFRHRDKLPFKFTWPIVTFFALNIIVATMYMRWHWAIDVVVGLSLAYALSVLVPRISAWELKRREAKGLMEIWPRFSRASESAQTSLSSSAH, from the coding sequence ATGGCTGTCAATCACGACATCGTTGCTCCCGCCAGTAGCGGATCTCTCACGGACGGCGTCCGCCGATTCTTCCGTGAGTTTGCGTTTCAGGACTGGCTCGTCGTGTTGTTCCTCAGCACCTTGAGCACTGCCGTGCTGCTCGCGCCGCCTAGCGCTGCCAGGAGCAAGAGCCTGTCGGACGTCCTGACGCTCGTCACGGTCTTCAGCATCACGCTGGTGTTGATCCGCGGCTCATTGGTCAAGCACGGGGTCGCCGCGCCGCTGTTGTACCGCCTAGGCATGTTCGGGCCAGTGCAGCTGAGCTACTTCATCCTTGCAGGGCTCCTCCCAGTAGTGAACCCCGGGAACCTCGACGAGCAACTGTATCAACTCGACCTGCGTTTCCTCGGGGTAGAACCCGCGGTGCTGCTGGACAACTTCGTGGGTCCAACCAGCAGTGAATGGTTCGCGTTCTTCTACTTCAGCTACTTCTTCCTGCTGGCGCTGCACGTCCTGCCGATGCTGTTTTTCGTGCGGCAACGACGTCTGATGAACGAGTTCACGCTCGGCATGATCATGCTCGTCTGCACGGTACACGTCACCTACATGATCGTGCCGGGATTCGGGCCGATTCGTCATCTCACGTTCGCGAACGAGCTGCCGTCCGGGATGTGGCACGACATCGTGATCAACACGGTTAACTCCGGTGGCGCGCAGAAGGACATCTTCCCTTCGCTCCACACCGCCGGTCCGAGCTTCTGCGCACTCTTCTCCTTCCGCCATCGCGACAAGCTGCCCTTCAAGTTCACGTGGCCAATCGTGACGTTCTTCGCGTTGAACATCATCGTCGCCACCATGTACATGCGTTGGCACTGGGCCATCGACGTCGTCGTTGGGCTGTCCCTGGCGTACGCGCTGAGCGTACTGGTTCCGCGAATCAGCGCGTGGGAGCTGAAGCGACGCGAGGCGAAGGGACTGATGGAGATCTGGCCACGCTTCTCGCGAGCGTCCGAGTCAGCTCAGACGTCACTCAGCAGCAGCGCACACTGA
- a CDS encoding protein kinase — MSGQGSQAPKDRSQATPPSQATPSGGVDPQSGFHASIAPHANALQDPIRVGRYLLFDSFASGGMAQVHIGRLIGPVGFSRAVAIKRLHPHLAREARFVSMFVDEARLAGRVRHPNVVSVTDVVSAPGELLLVMDYVPSESISRIVHRLRQRGKQVPVHVAVGILVGTLEGLHGAHETLSDTGSELGLVHRDVSPQNILVGEDGLARVVDFGIAMAHDRVQVTATGQLKGKLEYMPREQLYKQAVDRRADVYAASVVLWELLTLRPLFRADHPNDLVKLVAQGALDPPSHFRSDIPPELDEVVMRGLSLDASDRFQSAREMAEALEHVTGVVPPREIQRWLQEVAGSALGRRAARVAQIEAYDIEADSWQPQSAAVGVLLNQAEHASRGAGTLDYAAERLSPQALTRVQAPELALASNPAESSRGTLPTAATGVGATAMTAATGLGSAVHTSATSVGTAAINPGAFPPGDTQSERVSLPPDRFSLPPGAVTAPIYRAPVRVGIAVAAVVFLVGGGVLWASLGGGDEAAAQLPSAQEPPAATAATDEPLSVDELPAAPVTAQAGVTARPSGSSTEVVELGDLPSEPSAKPKTSVHPATPRVQTSRPAAVDSCNPPWTLDSHGVRVPKRHCFK; from the coding sequence TTGAGCGGGCAGGGCAGCCAGGCCCCGAAGGATCGCTCGCAGGCCACTCCGCCCAGTCAGGCGACGCCGTCTGGCGGCGTGGATCCGCAGTCGGGGTTCCACGCGAGTATCGCGCCGCACGCGAACGCCCTGCAGGATCCGATTCGCGTCGGCCGCTACCTGCTCTTCGATAGCTTCGCCTCCGGTGGAATGGCGCAGGTACACATCGGGCGGTTGATTGGCCCGGTTGGGTTTTCTCGAGCGGTCGCCATCAAGCGTCTACATCCTCATCTGGCGCGCGAGGCACGCTTCGTCAGCATGTTTGTTGACGAAGCTCGTCTCGCGGGTCGCGTGCGACACCCGAATGTCGTCTCCGTCACGGATGTAGTGAGCGCTCCGGGTGAGCTCCTGCTGGTGATGGACTACGTTCCAAGTGAGTCGATCTCGCGAATCGTCCACAGGCTCAGGCAACGAGGTAAACAGGTTCCAGTTCACGTTGCCGTGGGGATTTTAGTCGGCACGTTGGAGGGGCTGCATGGTGCTCACGAGACGTTGAGCGACACCGGCAGCGAGCTTGGTTTGGTGCACCGCGACGTGTCTCCGCAGAATATCCTGGTGGGGGAGGATGGCTTGGCCCGCGTCGTCGACTTTGGCATCGCGATGGCTCATGACCGCGTCCAGGTGACGGCGACGGGGCAGCTCAAGGGCAAGCTCGAGTACATGCCGCGGGAGCAGCTGTACAAGCAGGCGGTGGACAGACGGGCGGATGTCTACGCCGCTTCAGTGGTGCTGTGGGAGTTGCTCACCTTGCGGCCACTATTCCGCGCGGACCACCCGAATGATCTCGTCAAGCTGGTTGCGCAGGGAGCCCTCGACCCGCCTTCGCACTTCCGGAGCGATATCCCTCCCGAGCTCGACGAAGTCGTGATGCGGGGTCTTTCCCTCGACGCGTCGGATCGTTTTCAGAGCGCACGAGAGATGGCTGAGGCCCTGGAGCACGTCACGGGCGTGGTTCCCCCACGGGAAATCCAGCGTTGGCTGCAGGAGGTTGCCGGTTCGGCGCTCGGAAGGCGCGCTGCCCGTGTCGCCCAGATCGAGGCCTATGACATCGAGGCGGACAGCTGGCAGCCACAGAGCGCAGCCGTTGGTGTACTGCTGAATCAGGCGGAACACGCGAGCCGAGGTGCGGGTACGCTGGACTACGCTGCCGAACGTCTGAGCCCTCAGGCACTGACCAGAGTTCAGGCGCCCGAGCTGGCGCTTGCGTCGAACCCTGCAGAGTCCAGTCGGGGCACGCTCCCCACCGCTGCCACCGGCGTCGGGGCAACCGCCATGACCGCGGCGACGGGCCTCGGGTCAGCGGTTCATACCTCGGCGACTTCCGTGGGTACTGCCGCCATCAACCCAGGGGCGTTTCCTCCCGGAGATACCCAGTCGGAGCGAGTCAGCCTCCCCCCCGATCGCTTCAGCTTGCCCCCGGGTGCTGTGACGGCGCCCATCTACCGCGCTCCGGTTCGCGTGGGAATCGCCGTTGCCGCGGTGGTTTTCTTGGTTGGGGGAGGGGTGCTCTGGGCGTCTCTGGGAGGCGGCGACGAAGCTGCGGCGCAGCTCCCGAGCGCTCAAGAGCCGCCTGCTGCGACGGCCGCCACGGATGAACCGCTGAGCGTCGACGAATTGCCTGCAGCGCCCGTGACCGCCCAAGCGGGCGTGACGGCGCGTCCATCTGGCTCATCTACGGAAGTGGTTGAGCTGGGAGATCTCCCCAGCGAACCCAGCGCGAAGCCCAAAACTTCCGTGCACCCAGCGACTCCTCGCGTTCAAACGAGCCGACCCGCCGCGGTGGACAGCTGTAACCCGCCGTGGACTCTGGACTCCCATGGCGTGCGGGTACCGAAGCGTCACTGCTTCAAGTGA